One region of Metallosphaera sedula DSM 5348 genomic DNA includes:
- a CDS encoding type II toxin-antitoxin system VapC family toxin: MAVVDASVVVKWFANEEYSDESVLLKEAYARGLEDLSAPCILPFEVLNGLRYTYGLGERELEEVNKILEDFQFTLYGFESFIKDVVHLSSVYGITVYDASYVALGKILGQTVYTADEKLLRKVKELGFVVHIRDYKVI, translated from the coding sequence TTGGCAGTAGTTGACGCCTCCGTTGTTGTTAAGTGGTTTGCAAACGAAGAATATAGTGATGAGTCCGTCCTGCTAAAGGAGGCATATGCAAGAGGATTGGAGGATTTGTCTGCACCTTGCATTCTACCCTTCGAAGTTCTCAACGGCTTAAGGTATACATATGGACTAGGGGAGAGGGAGCTTGAGGAGGTTAACAAGATACTTGAAGATTTTCAATTTACCCTATACGGTTTCGAGAGCTTCATCAAGGATGTAGTGCACCTCTCCTCCGTTTACGGGATAACCGTTTACGACGCATCCTATGTAGCACTTGGTAAGATCCTTGGGCAAACGGTCTACACGGCTGACGAGAAGTTGCTTAGGAAAGTGAAGGAACTCGGCTTTGTGGTACACATAAGGGATTATAAGGTAATATGA